The Euphorbia lathyris chromosome 2, ddEupLath1.1, whole genome shotgun sequence genome includes a window with the following:
- the LOC136219516 gene encoding DEAD-box ATP-dependent RNA helicase 51-like, with translation MADQEGKKLVPVIDDGPKKKRNRKRNRGEVEKNNGDKELDGGGEDVGKENEEVNKEVKVKTGGGIMSSESFESLGLSEHTLKAIQEMGFQYMTQIQARSVPPLLIGKDVLGAARTGSGKTLAFLIPAVELLYNIHFAPRNGTGVVVICPTRELAIQTHAVAKDLLKYHSQTLGLVIGGSARKGEAERIVKGVNLLVATPGRLLDHLQNTKGFIYKNLKCLVVDEADRILEANFEEEMQQIIKLLPKTRQTALFSATQTKKVEDLARLSFQTAPIYVDVDDGRTKVTNEGLQQGYCVVPSAKRFVLLYSFLKRNLSKKVMVFFSSCNSVKYHSELLRYIQVECFDIHGKQKQQKRTTTFFDFCKAEKGILLCTDVAARGLDIPAVDWIVQYDPPDEPKEYIHRVGRTARGEGGKGNALLFLIPEELQFLRYLKAAKVPVKEYEFDDKKLANVQSHLEKLVANNYYLNKSAKDAYRSYILAYNSHSMKDIFNVHRLDMQAIATSFCFSCPPKVNLNIDSNVSKFRSKKQKRSRNGFSETNPYGRQKDGDDIRQFVRH, from the exons ATGGCTGACCAAGAGGGGAAGAAGCTGGTCCCTGTGATAGACGACGGGCCAAAGAAGAAAAGGAACCGAAAGCGAAATCGAGGCGAAGTAGAAAAGAATAATGGTGATAAAGAATTAGATGGGGGAGGGGAAGATGTTGGGAAGGAGAATGAGGAGGTTAACAAGGAGGTGAAGGTGAAAACCGGTGGTGGGATTATGAGTTCTGAGTCATTTGAATCTCTGGGATTATCTGAACATACTCTcaaggctatacaggagatggGGTTTCAGTATATGACTCag ATTCAAGCCAGGTCTGTACCACCACTTCTAATTGGCAAGGATGTTCTTGGTGCTGCAAGGACTGGTTCTGGGAAAACACTTGCTTTTCTAATTCCAGCTGTGGAGTTGTTGTATAATATTCATTTTGCTCCTCGCAATGGAACAGGTGTTGTTGTTATATGCCCTACAAGGGAGCTTGCAATTCAG ACCCATGCTGTGGCAAAGGACCTTTTGAAGTATCACTCTCAGACTCTTGGCTTGGTCATTGGGGGCTCTGCTAGAAAAGGAGAAGCAGAACGCATTGTTAAAGGAGTAAATTTATTGGTTGCTACTCCTGGGCGACTTCTTGATCACCTACAAAATACTAAGggatttatatataaaaacttAAAG TGCCTTGTGGTTGATGAAGCAGATAGGATACTGGAGGCGAACTTTGAGGAAGAAATGCAACAGATTATCAAGCTTTTGCCTAAG ACTAGGCAAACTGCTTTATTTTCAGCGACTCAAACCAAGAAG GTGGAGGATCTTGCTCGCTTATCCTTTCAAACAGCTCCTATCTATGTTGATGTAGATGATGGAAGAACCAAG GTCACAAATGAAGGTTTACAGCAAGGCTACTGTGTCGTGCCTAGTGCTAAGAGATTTGTTCTTCTTTACTCCTTTTTGAAGAGGAATTTATCAAAGAAAGTGATGGTCTTCTTCTCCTCATGTAACTCGGTCAAGTATCATTCAGAACTTCTTAGATACATTCAGGTGGAATGCTTTGATATCCATGGAAAACAGAAGCAGCAGAAGCGGACTACTACCTTTTTTGATTTCTGCAAAGCAGAGAAGGGGATCTTGCTATGTACGGATGTTGCTGCCCGTGGACTTGATATTCCTGCTGTT GACTGGATAGTTCAGTATGATCCTCCTGATGAGCCAAAG GAGTACATTCATAGGGTGGGGCGGACAGCACGTGGAGAAGGCGGAAAAGGGAATGCCCTGCTTTTTCTGATTCCAGAAGAGCTGCAATTTTTGCGGTATCTGAAG GCTGCGAAAGTTCCTGTTAAGGAATATGAATTTGATGATAAGAAGCTGGCAAATGTCCAGTCTCATCTG GAGAAACTGGTGGCTAATAATTATTACCTTAACAAGTCAGCTAAAGACGCATATCGATCCTACATATTGGCGTATAATTCACACTCGATGAAAGATATATTTAATGTCCACCGCCTAGATATGCAG GCAATAGCAACATCATTCTGCTTCTCGTGTCCACCAAAGGTGAATCTGAACATAGACAGCAATGTTTCAAAATTTAGaagcaaaaaacaaaaaagaagcaGAAATGGGTTCAGTGAGACCAATCCTTATGGAAGACAAAAGGATGGAGATGATATCCGTCAATTTGTGAGGCATTAG